cAGGTTGGCGGATTGAGACTGGTCACGTCGGATCGCGAGGATCCTGAAAAAGCTGTCTGTTTCTGACGTTTCCGGCCGATCGGGCACGTTCCCGGCGTCGCCGATTTATCTTAATGCTTCTCCCGTGTCCCGGATTATCAATCTTCTCCCGAGGCCCGTCGCGATCGGCACTTAAGTTTTTGCGGCAGGCCTCTGGAGGATTTTATTTCGGCCATCGCGTCGAGTTGCGGCTGGCTGGCTGTTCCAAGCTGCGGCCGATCGATCACTTTCCTTTCCGTCGATTAAATATGTTTCCGCGGCGCTTAATCTGCGCTGTTTCTTTGCCAGCGATTAACGCGGCCGACACATCCGCGGAGCCGAGTGACGTGTTGCGCGATAAGAATTGCCTCGGCGAAGTAATTCGCGCTGCGGCCTGCTAATTTATGCCGCGATAATCGAGCCAATGAATgtctcgaggaataaaaatctcGCCCCGGAACTTCCTGTCCGACTTTGATCGGCCGGCCAAGTTGCTCGCACGATTTTCATTAAAACTTTCCCCTGCTCGTGTTGTTCGGTTAGAATCTCTTCGATCCGCTGGTCGCGACGAGTTCTGTCTCCTTCGACGGGCGAATCCGGATTCCGCGAATTCTCTAGACAGACCAGAAATCAACACGTGTCCCTCGCGTACGGTTTAAACTTGGCCGAAGCGCGTGCTGCCTTCGCCACGTCGTGGAACACCGGTGGGACGGAAATCACTGCGACACCGCTGCTACAGAATTTGGCAAGGGACCGCGACCGGTAAACCGAGCCGCAGCCATACCGTGGTACAGTCACCGGGGCTTGCGGGTTTCTGGTAACCGTACAAGCTCGTACCCTTCTCAATCTCAATCTCCAGGCAGTTCGAATTTCTTCTTCTCGCAGAGATCCATTCGTAATTTTTCGGCGAAAAGGGCCACACTCCATCTTGCCGGCAGCTCCACCGGTCGATAACCTCGAGCGAGTAAACCGGAGACAGTGCAATTTATCTAACTCCGCCACTGGCAGTGGTTTGCAACCCCCTTATTTTCAAGCCGGAGGTGTAGGCGAGCTCCTCGAACATGCGGCTCGAGCTGCAGCCACGAGCCATTATACACCCGGAAACCACAATAAACACGGTCCGGTTTAAAGACCGGCAATTCGCCGGGCAGATACAATTCCTGTTTCGACGCGCGAGATGGAAAAGGAGAGGAACCAGATAGTAAGCGAAGAGAGGGTTAGGCTTCGGAAAAGAGAACGAATGCGGAACAGTTTTGCTCGTCTTCCGGACGGGAACGTATTCGGCGAAACACGGGACCGCGATAATTCCGTGGCTCGGATGGCGAGTCAAAGAGCAATATCGACGGGGTTTGACGACGCTGATTATTTTCCGGGGTTGAGTGGGAGAGAGGTGGAGAGAGGGATGCTCTCCGAAGTCTCTCGCACCATTGGTCCCAGGGAGGCAGCGATGCCAAGGCCATTCCCGAGGGACAGTGGAATTGCTTCCGTTCGCATTCGAGCCCGCTCTCGATATTCATGCCGGCGAAATGAAGGAACGAGGGGGAAGCCCTATATTCCGGggccgcggcgcgcggcgctcgGTGGTGGTTCTGCGGCTCCCGTGGATTTGTTCGCGTGTACGGGTGTCCTTTTTCCGCACTCGACGAGCCGGTTGAAGAGCACTCGTCGCGATCGATCGATTGGAAACTATTCCCGGCCATTACGTTGGGAGTAGTCATCGGAGAGAGACGGAGGACATTACCGGGCGGCTGGCCACGGGTCCAACGAAGATAACGAACCGAAAGCGAAAGAGAGCTACccagagagaagaagagagagagagcgagattgAGTGAGAATGGTTGGATCGGTAGGAGAGGAGTCGAGAGGAAAGGGGCGGCAACCATCCGCTCCCTTGGAGCGAGCGATTCATTATGCATCCGAACGAGATCTTTGCGAGTGCGACCACGATAATGTGTACGAGGCCACCGGAGTGTACGTAACCGTACCACGGCCACGATAACGGGCTAATAATAGAGACAAAGGGCGCTTCGACGGTAGCAGTCTTTTCCCCGACATTTGACGCGCGCACCCCTTTCGCCACCCCCGGAACCCTCGACGACGATTTCCacggcgccgcgccgttccTCTTTGATACGCGGGATTTATATGACTTTTCACGGGCTCCGGGAGGAGAGAGACGCCGCTCGCGTCGTTCCTCGCTCCCCGAACCGACGACAGACGCATAAAAGACCCGGGAATTGAAAGATTCGCGAGCACAATGGGACCTCCATTTCGACCAGGAACGGCGGAACGGGATCCGAGGGTAAACTCCGCGCACGTGAAACCGCCACCGAGACGTTCCGCGACTTTCTACAGGTGTTTCTCCGATACTTCTCTGTCGGATACGTCGGATCCGTCGGCCGGGTATACCCCGCATGGGATTGAAAATTGTCTGTAGCCGTGTACCCGTGTTCCCGTGACGTCCATTATTACGACGAGCGGGAAATTTAAGTGGATAAAAGATAAATATCCGCCCTCATCCGGATCATACCGTGGCCCAATATTTGTTCCATCAATCGTTCTCGCTCGAACGATATTTTTCCAGCGATCgtgtaaataataaatgtacCCTCCGGTGGATTCCACGGCTTCGCCCGTGTCGTTCCAGGATCGCGACCAGCACCGAGATGTTGCAAGAAAAACTGGGGAAATCAAGATACTCCGTTTGATCGACGCTTCCGCGTTCTACCtgacaattatttatttatctttccGATGTTTCCGCTCGCCGGATTGAACACCGATTGGATGGGAGAGGCGGATCGAGAAAATGAAGGAAAAATTGTATAACGAGGCTCCGGGTTCAACAAGTGTTGCATCCGAGCGGAGCAGCTGCTTTGGAAGACCTTCTACACCGATAATTAGCGTGCATTCGCGAGAAAGCCGCTACTTGTCGGCTATTTCTTGAAGTAGCGCCGGGAAGGTTAAAGAGCCTGTGCGACAAGAATCTCCGCAATTAAAACGAGTCCGTATCCTGGCCGGTAGTTTTCGACAGCTTCGCGGGATAAACTGGTCTCGTCGGCGGGCCGAGGGTAATTCACCGCGCTCGAGGAAGCGTAAAACGTGTTCGCCGTCCGAGCAGACTTTTTGGCGCGGACCTCGACGAGCCAACCTCGAAAAAAAGTGTCCCCGGGGGAGAGAGACTCGGCCAGCGGGACCGGTCGAAAAACATCAGCAGTCGAGCGTCAAGAGTCAGAATTAACGGTGTTCGGCCTGAAGTCTCGCTCGAAATTCCCCTCGCGACAGTAATGACTTTCGAgagggaaaaagaaagagagagagagagagcgcgcacGCGATCGAATTGTGACGAGTCGTTGCTCGTCGACTTTCCTGCCCGTCAAACATGTCGAACGACGTGCTTTACTGCGCCGAGCAGATCAAGATCCCGCCGACATTCCCGAACATTTTGAAGCTGTACGCGAAAGCCGCGATTCGCACGCAGCCGTACGATCTTCTGCGATGGACCTGCGCCTACTTCCGAGCCTTGGCTGCCGATGAACTACCGCCCGTCAAAGTAGAAACCCTTGTTCTTTCTCCGATCTCTTCTCTTTTCACTCGCACTTCTCAAGAAACTGAATTCCTCTTTCCTACTTTCTTCTccgcgcaaaataaaaaactgcATTGTTCCCCCGTCGGAAGTTTTAGACGGATCTCCGCGCAAA
The sequence above is drawn from the Lasioglossum baleicum chromosome 8, iyLasBale1, whole genome shotgun sequence genome and encodes:
- the LOC143211146 gene encoding ropporin-1-like protein — protein: MSNDVLYCAEQIKIPPTFPNILKLYAKAAIRTQPYDLLRWTCAYFRALAADELPPVKVETLVLSPISSLFTRTSQETEFLFPTFFSAQNKKLHCSPVGSFRRISAQSDVFRTIFKVSRYVYKLG